From the genome of Bradyrhizobium elkanii USDA 76, one region includes:
- the mbfA gene encoding iron exporter MbfA yields the protein MKNFADLTEREVLAVAIASEEEDSRIYMTFAEDLAGRYPDTAKIFEEMAEEERGHRHRLLETYEQRFGAHLPPIRREDVKGFLRRRPIWLTKNLPLDTIRKEVETMELEAERFYSKAAEKAEDVGVRRLLGDLAEEEKGHEKLAVKLTGEILKPDVRAEEDRTRRRMFVLQYVQPGLAGLMDGSVSTLAPLFAAAFATHHNWQTFLVGLAASIGAGISMGFAEALSDDGSLTGRGSPWLRGLTCGLMTTLGGLGHTIPYLVPDAWPNAFWIATAIAGIVVFFELWAIAFIRARYMDTPFLQAVFQIVLGGAIVLAVGILIGAA from the coding sequence GTGAAGAACTTTGCCGATCTGACCGAGCGCGAGGTGCTGGCGGTCGCGATCGCCTCCGAGGAGGAGGACAGCCGCATCTACATGACGTTCGCGGAAGATCTCGCCGGGCGCTATCCCGACACCGCCAAGATTTTCGAGGAGATGGCCGAGGAGGAGCGCGGCCATCGCCACCGGCTGCTCGAAACCTACGAGCAACGCTTCGGGGCGCATCTGCCGCCGATCCGGCGCGAGGACGTCAAAGGCTTCCTGCGCCGGCGGCCGATCTGGCTCACCAAGAACCTGCCGCTCGACACCATCCGCAAGGAAGTCGAGACCATGGAGCTGGAGGCCGAGCGCTTCTATTCCAAAGCCGCCGAGAAGGCCGAGGATGTCGGCGTGCGACGGCTGCTCGGCGACCTCGCCGAGGAGGAGAAGGGCCACGAGAAGCTCGCGGTGAAGCTGACCGGCGAGATCCTCAAGCCCGACGTGCGCGCCGAGGAAGACCGCACCCGGCGGCGGATGTTCGTGCTGCAATATGTGCAGCCTGGCCTCGCCGGATTGATGGACGGCTCGGTCTCGACCCTGGCGCCGCTGTTCGCCGCCGCCTTCGCCACGCATCACAACTGGCAAACCTTCCTGGTCGGGCTTGCCGCCTCGATCGGCGCCGGCATCAGCATGGGCTTTGCCGAGGCGCTGTCCGACGACGGCTCGCTGACCGGCCGCGGCTCACCTTGGCTGCGCGGCCTGACCTGCGGCTTGATGACGACGCTCGGCGGGCTCGGCCACACCATTCCCTATCTGGTGCCCGACGCCTGGCCGAACGCATTCTGGATCGCGACCGCGATCGCCGGGATCGTGGTGTTCTTCGAATTGTGGGCGATCGCCTTCATCCGCGCGCGCTACATGGACACGCCGTTCCTGCAGGCGGTGTTCCAGATCGTGCTCGGCGGCGCGATCGTGCTCGCGGTCGGCATCCTGATCGGCGCGGCGTAG